From Musa acuminata AAA Group cultivar baxijiao chromosome BXJ3-8, Cavendish_Baxijiao_AAA, whole genome shotgun sequence, one genomic window encodes:
- the LOC103993793 gene encoding uncharacterized protein LOC103993793 isoform X3, whose protein sequence is MERAIEIRSLDGRSITVSISSDSSIGDLKAMLKESSFLPAKKSPRFHLFFKGSKLSLDGRVDDYPVEHGEFMVLVPFIKKSGQIPVENGPPVRSPPNRPLDSVPSPAADMAWRDIMNDLSSLSGITKDEITRSGPSNYLSSKKGETSVGERCRKTSMKRTCKRKLDDSHVLLRDLLCSDEKNIFDQLMSDRIRCIVESVCCLCNADSGSCLLFEEYFRSTSMSQHCVCPSWLKRVLKNFTFINILCALFQIQKKFLTWKCIDEALKQPGTFGLENTCGSDVENLSLLCPLVVLPIALFVVITLCEQRRILNKLDSAILICNSINGQHEVTNTSNKEASTSSVIRAFDRRNYNFISELWKAIKCCMDRKLASSISLLLPLEDIILMKDIIALSESSDTLLFRKKTSLCSSTHIMEPAEMVEHLREGIGKQGQIVHVEQIDAKEAAYVELPTDLTEALKLILKGLGITRLYSHQAEAIRASLSGKHVVVATSTSSGKSLCYNMPVLEALSKNTSSCALYIFPTKALAQDQLRTLLKMISGLDIGLEIGVYDGDTSKENRKLIRDGARLLITNPDMLHMSILPFHRQFQRILSNLRYIVIDETHAYKGAFGCHTALILRRLCRICSHVYGSDPSFIFCTATSANPREHAMGQKTSSRSTIKKPVKREKASSRRNNKQPVQSSIESRRSSPILEVSYLLAEMVQHGLRCIAFCKTRKLSELVLSYTREILQATAKDLANSIYVYRAGYSPQERRRIETDLFEGKILGVAATNALELGIDIGHIDATLHLGFPGSVASLWQQAGRSGRRARPSLAVYVAFEGPLDQYFMKFPQKLFGSPIEHCQVDANNQKVLEQHIACAASELPLCLQYDENYFGSGLGCAIVALKNKGYLGTDPCVSPKLWNYIGPEKSPSHAVSIRAVETNKYKVMEKISNEVLEEIEESTAFFQVYEGAVYMNQGNTYLVKDLDLSAKVGFCQKADLNYYTKTRDYTDIHVSGGDLAYPLVKESGYVKTTARTNACKVTTKWFGFYRISRTSNQILDTVDLNLPTFSYESQAAWIRVPQSIKTILEAENLPFRSGLHAASHALLNVVPLYIMCNATDLATECVNPHETRAFAERILLYDRHPGGIGIAAQVQLLFRELLTAALELISTCGCTSTSGCPNCIQVLSCGEYNEVIHKDAAVLILKSVIKAETAYFEGGQVS, encoded by the exons ATGGAGAGGGCGATCGAAATCCGAAGCCTCGATGGCCGATCGATCACTGTCTCGATCTCCTCCGACAGTTCCATCGGCGACTTGAAGGCTATGCTGAAGGAATCGTCGTTCCTTCCGGCGAAGAAATCCCCCCGTTTCCACCTTTTTTTCAAG GGTTCCAAGTTGAGCTTAGATGGTCGCGTGGACGACTATCCGGTCGAGCACGGTGAGTTTATGGTTCTTGTCCCGTTTATCAAGAAATCTGGGCAGATCCCAGTGGAAAATGGTCCACCCGTGCGTAGCCCACCTAATCGTCCTCTCGATAGCGTGCCATCACCTGCCGCGGACATGGCCTGGCGTGATATTATGAATGATCTGTCGTCTTTATCAGGCATAACTAAAGACGAGATAACTCGGAGCGGGCCTTCTAATTATCTATCCAGTAAGAAAGGGGAGACGTCAGTGGGTGAAAGGTGTAGGAAGACTTCGATGAAAAGAACATGCAAGCGAAAATTGGATGACAGTCATGTACTTCTTCGAGACCTGTTATGTTCTGATGAAAAAAATATCTTTGATCAACTGATGAGTGATAGAATTCGATGCATCGTGGAATCGGTATGCTGTTTATGTAATGCTGATTCAGGTAGTTGTTTGTTGTTTGAAGAATACTTCAGATCGACCAGTATGTCGCAGCATTGTGTATGCCCTTCCTGGCTGAAGAGAGTACTGAAGAACTTTACATTCATAAATATTCTGTGTGCTCTTTTTCAAATTCAAAAGAAATTCTTGACTTGGAAATGCATAGACGAAGCACTGAAGCAGCCTGGGACATTTGGACTGGAAAACACTTGTGGGTCAGATGTTGAAAATCTTTCGCTACTTTGTCCACTGGTAGTACTACCAATTGCTTTGTTT GTGGTGATAACTCTTTGCGAGCAACGAAGAATTCTGAACAAGTTGGACTCTGCCATTCTCATATGCAACTCCATAAATGGTCAACATGAAGTGACAAATACAT CTAACAAAGAAGCTTCTACTTCCTCAGTTATTCGTGCATTTGACCGAAGGAATTATAATTTCATTTCAGAGTTATGGAAAGCTATAAAGTGCTGCATG GATAGAAAACTGGCAAGCAGCATATCTCTACTGCTGCCTCTGGaagatattattttgatgaagGACATCATTGCTCTTTCAGAAAGTAGCGACACATTGTTATTCAGGAAAAAAACATCATTATGCTCG AGCACACATATTATGGAACCTGCTGAAAtggttgaacatctcagggaagGCATTGGAAAACAAGGACAG ATAGTACATGTGGAACAAATAGATGCCAAAGAAGCTGCATATGTCGAGCTCCCAACTGATCTAACAGAAGCTCTAAAGTTGATACTTAAAGGGCTTGGAATAACAAGGTTATACAGCCACCAG GCTGAAGCTATACGTGCCTCTCTATCTGGGAAGCATGTTGTTGTGGCAACATCAACTTCCAGTGGAAAATCTCTGTGCTATAATATGCCAGTTCTTGAAGCACTGTCTAAGAACACATCATCATGTGCTCTCTACATATTTCCCACAAAG GCTTTAGCTCAAGATCAACTGAGAACTCTACTAAAAATGATAAGTGGCTTGGATATTGGCCTAGAAATTGGTGTTTATGATGGAGATACATCTAAAGAAAACCGTAAATTGATAAGAGATGGTGCTAGATTG TTGATTACCAATCCGGATATGTTGCACATGTCTATCTTGCCATTTCATAGGCAATTTCAGCGGATTTTATCAAACCTCAG GTATATTGTGATTGATGAAACTCATGCATACAAAGGTGCATTTGGTTGTCACACTGCTCTCATACTAAGGAGATTGTGCAGGATTTGTTCTCATG TGTATGGCAGTGATCCATCCTTCATATTTTGTACTGCAACATCGGCAAATCCACGTGAACATGCCATG GGGCAAAAGACATCAAGCAGAAGTACCATTAAAAAACCTGTTAAGAGAGAAAAGGCATCAAGCAGGAGGAACAATAAGCAACCTGTTCAGTCTTCTATAGAATCGAGACGTTCAAG TCCCATTCTTGAGGTATCTTATCTCCTTGCGGAAATGGTTCAACATGGGCTACGCTGCATTGCTTTTTGTAAGACTCGGAAACTGAGTGAATTAGTTCTCTCTTACAC GCGTGAAATACTTCAGGCAACTGCAAAGGATCTGGCTAATTCAATATATGTCTATCGTGCTGGCTACTCTCCTCAG GAAAGGAGAAGAATAGAGACCGATCTTTTTGAGGGGAAAATCCTGGGTGTTGCAGCAACCAATGCACTTGAGCTTGGGATCGATATAGGGCATATTGATGCAACTTTACATCTTGGCTTTCCTGGTAGCGTTGCTAG CTTGTGGCAGCAAGCTGGGAGATCTGGCAGAAGAGCGAGGCCATCACTGGCAGTTTATGTTGCATTTGAGGGGCCTTTGGATCAGTATTTCATGAAGTTCCCTCAGAAGCTCTTTGGGAGCCCAATCGAGCACTGCCAAGTTGATGCAAATAACCAGAAG GTGCTAGAACAACATATTGCCTGTGCTGCTTCTGAACTACCATTGTGTCTGCAATATGATGAAAATTACTTTGGTTCTGGTCTTGGTTGTGCAATTGTTGCTCTAAAGAACAAGGGGTATTTAGGTACTGATCCGTGTGTTTCTCCAAAGTTATGGAATTATATCGGACCTGAA AAAAGTCCTTCGCATGCAGTTAGTATACGGGCAGTTGAAACTAACAAATACAAAGTGATGGAGAAAATAAGTAATGAAGTGCTCGAGGAAATTGAAGAAAGCACAGCCTTCTTCCAG GTATATGAGGGTGCTGTCTACATGAATCAAGGCAATACATATTTGGTGAAAGATTTAGATTTATCAGCAAAAGTTGGCTTCTGTCAGAAAGCTGATTTAAACTATTATACCAAGACTCGAGATTACACAGACATCCATGTTTCTGGAGGTGACCTT GCCTATCCGCTGGTGAAGGAATCTGGTTATGTAAAGACAACTGCCCGAACAAATGCTTGCAAAGTTACTACCAAATGGTTTGGTTTTTATCGGATATCGAGAACTAGTAACCAGATACTTGATACAGTTGATCTTAATCTACCTACATTTTCCTACGAATCACAG GCAGCTTGGATACGTGTTCCTCAGTCAATAAAGACTATTTTGGAGGCAGAGAATCTCCCTTTTCGTTCAGGCTTGCATGCAGCCTCCCATGCACTTCTGAATGTCGTGCCCTT GTATATCATGTGCAATGCTACCGACTTGGCTACAGAATGTGTGAATCCCCATGAAACACGTGCTTTTGCCGAACGAATTTTGTTGTATGATCGACATCCTGGTGGTATTGGTATTGCAGCACAG GTTCAGTTACTGTTTAGAGAACTCCTCACTGCTGCATTGGAACTAATTTCAACATGCGGTTGCACGTCTACTTCTGGTTGTCCGAACTGTATTCAA GTGCTTTCATGTGGTGAGTACAATGAAGTTATACACAAGGATGCTGCGGTTTTGATTCTCAAG AGCGTCATCAAAGCTGAGACAGCATACTTTGAAGGCGGACAAGTTTCTTag